Below is a genomic region from Biomphalaria glabrata chromosome 3, xgBioGlab47.1, whole genome shotgun sequence.
tgctacagaaggatcctagatagcacattcaaagaccgcatcacaaaccaagagattcgagacagggttactgcagcgattggacccaagatgacctgctaattatcgtaaaaaaacgcaagcttaaaatctatgaccatattacaagatcttcggggcttgcaaagaccttcattcagggaacagtaccaggaaaaaaaaagaagaggcagagagagaaagcgatggaatgacaacataaaagaatggacgggcctaccattgaaagaggttctaacttaggcgaaagacagaggaatggagaaagactgttgACGAAATTTGCATGGTGCCCCCAACGGTCTAACAGACTTAGgtataggtaaaggtaaaatgtAACCCTGTGTCCCTTAGGTTCCAATGACCAGTTGAAAAAGTGTATCAGTCTCCCACTAACGTCCACAATTTTGATTGAGATcgatttaatatatatatatatatatatatatatatatatatatatatatatatatataaggggcCTAAAAGTAGACTCTCATTTCAGCTTTGTCGGTGGTCCCGTCTGAGGCATATGCCATCAACCAGCTTCATCAGTCGTAGACCGTATAGACTGTAGAAAGCAGAAAATGTAGATCCATGACCTCGTGGGTTAAGACAATGCCAcgacacatgatctgtcgaccatctttctccattcctcaatCTTTTGCCTTGACTAGAATCGATTTCAATAAAAGACCCGTCCAAtcttgatgtcttcccatcgctttcctcttctttttttctggtactgttccctaaaggaaggcCTTTGCTATCCCTGAGGAATTCATGATAAGGCCATAGTTTTACAGTTGACTTTTCTGGCTTTGGTCAGCATGGCGCCCAATCGCCTTTTTGATCCAGTTTTGAATTTTTTCCAGGACTAAACCTAGAGAACCCCCAGTTTGGAAGTTAAATAAGTTACCACTCCCCATTCAAATATATcaattgtaatatttatttccaaaCGTTTCATCATAGTTAATAGAGTGTTTCAATTTaatagtttcacctttttttttatcattgaaaGTTtgaatggaataaaaaaaaatgatcaacaaaatgtaaaatcaaacaaacaaaaacatttagtcAGCTGAACttaaacatacagaagaaatgaTCATCTAAATCAcgtggaaatattttatttgtataaacaaTTTATTGAAACGTTTGTTACATGTAAAATATCACATAtcaaaaatatagaaacaaaaCTTTAAGCAGTTATATAGGTTGTGGGTTATTGAAATAAATCTTTATGCCTTTCATGTAACTTTCATccctaataaaaaataaactgtcTCTATCTCCAATCACTTGTCATGCAATTTTAAAGTAGAAACTAGGGGGTAGGTTAAAATGATGCCCATAAATAAAACTTTGCCATTGTCACAATGATGTCAGAGTTTTATCCAGcaaattaacttttaaaagattGTCTCATCTGCTtacatttacattaatttttaatagtcAAGAATTTCACAAGGATAACTTCTTTGTCCAAACTTGTGCAACATAATCTCAATTACAAACAAATGTATATTAAAATGAGATGTACAAGTATAAAGTATTTGTAAGACTTTAAAACCAAAGTTTCTTAATGATTTAAGAAATCCTGTGACAATggtcaatttaaaatatttctttttagtaTGATTCTTAAGTTTTAGAAAaaatttgataaataaaattgcatttctcagaagataaataaattaattgtaaGCTCTCAAAAATAGTCAATTGATGATTTGAGAAAAGAACATGGTCAAGGGTTGGATACTTTTGTCTACaacttcctttttcttttttcctcccTTGGCTTTCTTGGAGGGACTTTTGAATTTCCTTTTTGTTGTGGATCCATGGGATACAGTTTTAGTAGACGATTGCTGCCTGGACTCCTTTTGGAGATCCAGAGCGAAATGATAGTCTGTGTGTTCTGGCATATCCCACATTGAGACAACCTGGCCACATTTGTCACAGGTCATGTAATCTTCACTGTTATCTGCATTGGCAGTGCTTGTAGGTTTATGAGCCGAAGAGCCTTGTTCAGAGTGACCATTGCTTATATCTGATGGGGAATGTGCAGAGACTCTGTCTGTAGCTTGTTCCATCATTACTTCACTAGCTGTTAGCTCTTTCTCTGACTCGGTGGAAgattctttgtttctttcaggTAAGATCTGAGGGACACTGCCAGGTAAGGTTTCAGGGACACTGCCAGGTAAGGTTTGAGGGACACTGCCTTTCCCATTTTTAATAGCTCTTAATTTGCGAGCAAAGAATCCTTTTGGCGACTGACTACTTAGCACAGGTGGATCTTTAGCATTTTCCTTACTAGGCGGTGTACTGTGACTAGGAACATTCTTTAGACTAGTCACATCACTTTTCTCATCCACACTTTTGACACTAGTCACTGAACTATGAGCTTGAGAATTTTTTACACTTGAAACTGCAGTATTCTCCTGATTAGTTTGTGCTTTGGTTGATGAACTGTGACCTTCAGTCTCTGTCGGTTCCTGAAACTGTTTAGACTTTTGACTGAAGAAACTCTGAATGTTCTTAGTGCTCTTGCTTGAAGAGTTGCTGGATTGTTTGGTTttatctgttttatttattttaacacctGACATTCCTGGGGATGAATCTTTGACCTGTGATGTTGTGGGATCATAGTCTTCATCAGAGAATGTCGCAGATGGTACAGGTTTGTGTTGagtggtggactcagaggcagcGAACAGGCTGGCAATATTCTGGTGATCTCCAGCGACTGCTGAAAATCTGCTTGCTGATAGGCCCAAGTAAGTGAATGGTGGTGACCTGTTGGAATTTGAAGCAAAAAGTTGTGAGTTTTACAATTTGAATTAATTACTTACAACATTTTCATAGATTTAATGGTTCAAGAATGCTGaacttaaattaaaatatgagaGATTAAGATgcacatttcaaaataaatatttgtatatataaatatgcacacacacacatactagttttatttcattcaaagaacaaatataaagttacaaCTTTGTGCCATGGTTTGGACATTATGAAAGACATATCACATCAAGCGTGTTGTGCATTTTAGTCAGTAATTAGATCTGTATGCAAATGGATTAACAATTAATATTTCCAAAGTTAAACTCATGTCTCCATGTCACCTTAATACCAGACACAACAATATGATGCATATGcgaaacaaaacttaaaataaccaaagttacaacaaaggTGAGGCACAGGGCCCTACATCTTTTCTTTACTTGATTGTATACCATGGTAAAGACAATCAAATACCATCATTGCCTTTATTTCTTGTCAGTTTGCAGCCTCTGTAAGCATtaaattatccccccccccaattcctAAAAATAGTAATCAAgggttttcatttaatttccaAATAGATTGTTAAAAATGAAATGTCTTCAAGAGAGAATGCCAAGCTTAAAACACTTTAAGACTGACAGGTGGGTGAGCTAAGCCCCACCTGTATATATTTTGTTGCAGACTTCAATACCAAAGATTAAGGAAGAGTACAGTATTTTACGTAGTACACATCTGATCTCAAAGTAACAGAGCTGTATATGCGAGGAAAATGGTACAAACATTGATTCTCTGAATTATCCTTATTTAGTTTCACTTGATGTGCATCCAGAAATGTGTTCAAAAGTTTCAACCAGTTTAGTCAGAGTTGTAACTTCCTACTCACCATTGCTGAGTATGAGCAGGGCTTGTCCTAAATTGCTTGGCCATAGCAAATGCATCTGATGCAATCTTCTCAGCTTCATATTTCACCAAAGCACAAGCACGGGAAGATGAATTGTGGGAAGAATTAAAACCAACTATCACTGTCAAACATTTGGCAACTCTCttgttctacaaaaaaaaatatttattaattaagaaaataattttgcttTCTAATGAGGGAATACaaatttctcaataaaaaatcTTGTAAAATTTCTGTCCATGTTTCATAAAGTCTTGTGGGACAATATGTTTATTTTGAGTTCAGAAAAACAGTGATGATGGAATGACAATGCTGGAGACGTTGGagacaaaataatataaaataatgattCCCTTTGGCTTTTACTTGATTTATTATGTAGACTTTCATTTCAATTGTATATAGCGTCACAGACCAAGACAGCAAGCAAGGAAGGCATGCCCTATAACttataaacaaaaaaggttttctTAGAGTGTTCTTATTCAGTGCATTGAATTGCAAACAATTCAGATTTAGCCTAATGtaaaattgcataattttaaacctaatcattttattttgattagctttaaatttaattgaaaaaaacaacaacaacaaaacaactatcAACACAATGAGATATTTTCCTGACAGTTTTGTGATCCAAGATGATAAAATCAATTTTGAAACTATTTATTCCAtttcaaaaagttaaaaaaacaagattttgtaaatttatgttacaaaatatgcataaaaattttcaaatatttgCAATTACTATAGAGTGAATTCTTTTGGATTGTCAGGTCTTACTATTCTTCATTTTTGTAAccatctaaattattctaaatcctACCTTCATTTTCACAAGTAATGGAGATGGAACCATGTGAGTTTATTGTACAGTGAaagcaataattttaaaatgaatttttaatcatttattttctcATAATGTCacttctatttttaaatgtttctacaAGGGTAAGTTGGAcaagctgtctggagctacaatcCTACACAAACACAAACGTCAACAACAAGATTaggaagtgaagaaaaaaagtaaaaaatgtttacatgtgcagtttttaagtttaaaagaaatgtcttaaagcattaaattaaaacattatttctacAATGGCCAATATTCTGTAACAtgggttaattaaaaaaaataatatggaagATCAAATGtacttacattttctttatcTCGAATCAGTCGCTCACAAACTTCCTGCGCCAACTCTGACAACCAAAACTTTATCTGATCAAATACAAAGTtgaatgagattttttttttagtgaagtttaaatataaagcttcaACTTCCAACATGTTGATAGCTGATTTTGGGAACTAACAAAATAAAGCACTTTTTATGAATCTTTAGAGAAAAAAAGTCTAATTAAAGCACACAAGATGTTTGACTTTGAATGAATATCATtcgttaactaaaaagttgaatggaaaaaaaactattaaagaaaagggaaagaataCAAGTTTTGTCAACTTAAAAATAATCTGATAATTGTTAAAACTGACTTCAAGAGTATGCTCAGTGCTCTATGGTCCAATGTTTTTTTGTGGACAAGTGGGGGAAGGGGCTATCTGGctgaaggtttctgtgctgacTTTTAGcactcatcaaacacaactcagttCAAGCAGTTGATGCCACACATTTACTAGAAGAAATACATTGAACGATGTACCAACCTTGTCTGGTGTATCTAATGCCTGTTGCCCACCAAACTGTTTGGAACAACCTATAGACTTTGGCAACTCTCTAATAGATACAGGTTCAAAGTTGAAACCACGGCAGGCATTGTACAGCCATGTCCTGGaagaagataatttttttttacatttcattttaaagtttatttaagaCTTTTTTATTGaactattatattttaaactttgaacTCACCCTGTTTTAGCTCCAAACTTTTTGTGTAGTTCATCTTCTGTAAATGGTAATAAATCAGACATGGTCTTCAAACCCATTTCTAACAAAGACGCACCAAGTTTTCCACCCAAATGACGGCTAtaatttgaaatgaaaacaaaaataaacatagaaaattCTATTTAACTTTCAAAGCAACATGTgaagcagccccccccccccccccccaaaccaaaaaaaaaaagtaaaagtttttgctaaacaacaaaacaataaactacTTAATGggagtaaaacaaatttcttacATTTTTTGTAAGGGTAAAACTGAAAACAGAGTTGGCACTGCAGAGTGAGGCAGCACTGTCTGTTTATTTGGTTTATTCCTACCACATGACAACTTGGAAAGCAtctgaagaaaaaagaaaataatgttaGAGCAATAAAAGTAaaccaaaaatttaaattaagtgGAACGGTCATTAAATTTATAACTTGTCTTTTAGGTTAGACAGACttgtatacattttgtttttacattttttaattatggtTCTTTTCAAGAAATATTGCTGGGCACTTGTTAAGCAAAACAAAGTGCAGAAAGGCAATGTCCATATTTAAGGGGTTTTGGTTAAACTCATCCTAGCCTTATGtaagtgtactagatctagtctagattctggCTTTGGctacaatatatttaaattctaaacACTATAAGAGATCAAATTAAAAAGTATTGTGAAGAAACAGTTTCAACAAGAGTAGATCCATTTCTctaaaaaatctataaaaaaaaaaaaaaaaaagatgactcccatttaaaaaaatcagcctCAGATGTGATAATTTATTTATCGAGATTTAATTACACTAACCTAAGTGCCCTAAGCAAAAGACTTAAAGATAACTCCCGAAGTCACCTAATGATAAAGCGAATGGGATGCAGCAAGAAATGagaaaatagaaatgaaatcaCTCAAATAAACTTCTAAAGCATCTGAATGTGTGGTCTATGCTTTACTTATAAAACATCTTACAAATGtgttaaagcagtgtttcccaaactttgttcTTTAACAGAATAATTCACACATCCTGAGCAGAacactttacttattttttagtgagattaattcatgtgaacggtggtggcctactagttttatatttcaGTAGTTCATGGAATACCAAGCCAGGGCTCGCTGAACAATAGGTTccgcagaacacagtttgggaaacactgtgttAAAGATTATAGTGACTTATAGTGACTGAATGGTAGAGCGCTCGGTTTCCAAACAGAGGACTCCCAAGTTCAGTCCCTGTGGACACAGGTATTttagtccaccaaactctaatgggtacctaacattagttggggaaaataaaaggTTGGTCtgtgtactggccacatgataccctcatcAACCATCAGCCATACAGATAGAGAAGATTTaatcatctgccccatggaCATCACGGGAATGTTCTGAAATTCACTTTAGTTTTACAATGTGTTACAGTTCTAACCTTGTTGTGAGATATGCCAGCTGAACATGTGAAACCAGTTTCTTTGAATACGGCAGCTCTCATTTCTTCTACAAGACTTGCTGCCACTGCCAACCTGACTTCACACTCAGAACACTCATTTTCCTTGTAGATCTTTTGAAGCCATTCTTTTGTTccttaaaaataacaaatatgtATATGGGTATAACATCATTTTTAttaccttttttaaataaaataaaaggtagAACAGAAAGACGTTTAGTTAAGCTATGAGCAAAGACATGTTTGATTCCTAGCAAGACTTCtaaaacatgaaaatataaaacaaaaaaattgatcaACAAGATTAAGCAGAAAACAGAAGCCTAAATGAAGGCTGTTCTTAAAAATTACTCTAATGTTTTTCCATGAAATTCGACACttaatgtatatctttggggaaaGAATTATTAGCTAATTTTCCCATTAAATGATGAAActagaaaaactttttaaatgatttaaGTGCATTGGCTAAGTGATATAACAAGTGAAGGTTAGCTAAGTGATAGGAAGATTACAAGTGCAGGTTAGCTAAGTGATAGGAAGATTACAAGTGCAGGTTAGCTAAGTGATAGGAAGATTACATGTGCAGGTTAGCTAAGTGATAGGAAGATTACAAGTGCAGGTTAGCTAAGTGATAGGAAGATTACAAGTGCAGGTTAGCTAAGTGATAGGAAGATTACAAGTGCAGGTTAGCTAAGTGATAGGAAGATTACAAGTGCAGGTTAGCTAAGTGATAGGAAGATTACAAGTGCAGGTTAGCTAAGTGATAGGAAGATTACATGTGCAGGTTAGCTAAGTGATAGGAAGATTACAAGTGCAGGTTAGCTAAGTGATAGGAAGATTACAAGTGCAGGTTAGCTAAGTGATAGGAAGATTACAAGTGCAGGTTAGCTAAGTGATAGGAAGATTACAAGTGCAGGTTAGCTAAGTGATAGGAAGATTACAAGTGCAGGTTAGCTAAGTGATAGGAAGATTACAAGTGCAGGTTAGCTAAGTGATAGGAAGATTACATGTAGATTCAAACGAAGCTTCAATGAGCTTTGCTGTCTCTCTGTATATCTTTAAGTTGCATATTTTGTtacatatgttgttttttagttCTTAACAGTGTAATTTGTTACAAAAAATGATTTCAATCACTTGAGTACAAAGTGTTAGAATTGTAATGTTTTCCAGTCCTATAAGAAGTTGAGCTTTCTAGTACCAAAAagcatgtttgttttatttactttatattttaaactgcctttttcttgtttcatcCCATAATTTACCTTCTGGGCCATTATAGCCTTCAACGTATGTGTTTGGTATCTGAAGCTCATTGATTGGACTCCCCTTCAATGCATTGATTCTTTGTGCAACCTCAGAAGTGACATCCAGATAAGCTTCATCAATGCTTGCACGCTCAACACTTGAACAATATTTACTGAAGACTGAAATCACTTCAGCTCCAGCCTCTCGATACCTGATTAAACAAAATTGAAcagagaaaaactttttttattgagaaatttATGGAATTATAAATGCAAAAATTGTCTTCCTTTACTTTAATACAACAGATGCATTAGTAGACTTTGAAGTGTTTGTGctgaaacctttttttctcactaacCATTATACTAACTCTAGTACAGGTAGTACTGCTTTTATATTAGAAGTCattgtttatataaaaattaaaatagttttttaattatatatgctgttttataattaaagcattaaaactaaatttgcaaccttatatatattttataattgacCTACAacttaatcataataataatctttattacccaTGAGGAAATTTGCCTTACAATTGTGCATTGCACATAATAATAtcttataatgttttaataacATTTCTGGATAGAGCAACCAAAAATTATtgtgaacccccccccccctcccccaatgcGAGATCATGACagattgtttacaaaacaatgttatgaagcttgtatatgtatatgttctaaaaaaatataatctcaGAGCCTGAACATTCCTAATATAGTAAATCAAGCAAACAAGCTTTGAGTGTGTATGTTATGCAAACCTTGTGAGATCAGCCTTGCCTCTAGCTTCTGGAACTTTTATTAACTGTATCTCTGGACATTTGGCTTTAGCATCATCACCACGCATGGGTCTTGTTACTCCAAATGCACGAGCTTCATAGCCTACAGCTATTATACTGTAAACAATGACATTAAAAGTTACAGTGAATAAGCTTTTACCCCCCCCAGTCATAAGATCTCAACTTGAGGTAAACATGAAAAGGGTCATTCTTTTTTCCCTCAACTAAATGTGAGACAATCTAAGTTTCTTcaaatattataatgttttggtagtaagttccctttcagacctttaaatattgaaattcaTTAAAAGTATACAACTGATTTGATTGAGActaaagatgtaaaaaaaaaagaaacattgttaGCTTCAGTACATACCCTCCTCCTTTCCATGCATTGTACTGGACAACTGCACATggcttccctttcagacttggATTGAATCTTTGTTCCACTTGCACATAAAAGCAATCCATATCAATAAGGGCAATTATTCTGTCcgtcattttgttttttcgaGGATCAAACTCAATTTAGTTGTTACAATTATAGTTTTGTGATCTTTGACCTAGTCACTCACTACTatgaaaatgaattttaaatttattcttgtctcttttttttttaattaggtcTTTGGTATACCAACAAACTCTTTTATCTTGAAATGactagagagaaaaaaaaaacaaacttgttttGTATCCGTAATATAAGtaagtcaaagaaaaaaaatactgtgaTTAGATTTGAATATGAAAGATGTCACTACTgccaataacaaaatttaaagatGACATTAATGATATTGCAGAACAAACATAGCAAATGATGGCAAATCCTTGAGGACATCCAACGTATCTTATATTGCATAGCTCAGCCACTGCTGATAAATCCTTATCAAAAGTCATCACCATCAATATCATCAATCTAGCCTAGTgtgtaatcttctttaatggtTAGCATTTATTCACTAATTTAAATGCCAAgggaacaaaaacaaagttagTTTGAATGATGACTTGTATTTCTCAGTGTTAGTAACATGTAGTAATAATATCAATAACAGTTTGatcaaacataatgtccttactccataccaacatgggtTTAGGACATTTAGGTCTAACTCTAAGtgataatttttcaaaagttttagATACTTATGAGGAAATAGTAGCTATCTTTTTAGATATCTCTGAGGTATTAGGCAATGTTCACCATCAATGTAAATAGTATCTATAGCATTTCTGGTCTGTTACAccaatttttttcttacttataaTCTAATGgacactttccttttttttttccttgatatTAAGTTTAACACTCCCCAGCTtattctagtatctattacgaCGAATTATAATGAATTGAATGAGTTgaattatacttatatatatattctacttcttcttcttctagacagctttattgctgctgagctgtgagctcttttgcagactgtgccaaggaaaaaaagtgtgctgttttcttcagttgttcagcactgccgtacagggtgttggttatgttttttgtttttcctatttctctgtgtttgtaatttatttggatgatcgtcctccaaccttctgtatctctcaatagcttctaatgctattctgttgcgccttaacttaaaaggttcaatattggagtctatttcacaggctgctgtgggagtagttctcatacctccactaattagccaCAAGGCTTGGTTTtagattgtatctaatgattactgctaggtgttttattatgtttaatctttgtgatggcttttcttttaaatctgccataaagtgttttagagacagtctttggtctagttttacaccaagatatgttggattttcttctttatttattggctgtgagtctatttttaggatgtagtttctttttgctgttttgttgctgtggctaaagattgaataaactgacttttctttgtttatttcgattttccataattttgaatatgtggagatagttgtgagggctctatttagtttggatctagtcagcactggatatttctctgtagtccaaattaaaaggtcgtctgcataaagtgccttattgaccgaaatgaggtccgggaggtcattcatgaagattaggaaagagagtgcagctaagggctgagtccttcttccaaacttttttttactagagatagCACCTTtgaatcgggtttggatggttctgttttttaagaatgccctgatccagctgtacatttttccatggatgcccatttttttcatcttcaaaaatagaccttttctccacactctatcataggcttgctgcaaatctataaatactgctgtagtgtgct
It encodes:
- the LOC106057958 gene encoding DNA polymerase eta-like; the protein is MTDRIIALIDMDCFYVQVEQRFNPSLKGKPCAVVQYNAWKGGGIIAVGYEARAFGVTRPMRGDDAKAKCPEIQLIKVPEARGKADLTRYREAGAEVISVFSKYCSSVERASIDEAYLDVTSEVAQRINALKGSPINELQIPNTYVEGYNGPEGTKEWLQKIYKENECSECEVRLAVAASLVEEMRAAVFKETGFTCSAGISHNKMLSKLSCGRNKPNKQTVLPHSAVPTLFSVLPLQKIRHLGGKLGASLLEMGLKTMSDLLPFTEDELHKKFGAKTGTWLYNACRGFNFEPVSIRELPKSIGCSKQFGGQQALDTPDKIKFWLSELAQEVCERLIRDKENNKRVAKCLTVIVGFNSSHNSSSRACALVKYEAEKIASDAFAMAKQFRTSPAHTQQWSPPFTYLGLSASRFSAVAGDHQNIASLFAASESTTQHKPVPSATFSDEDYDPTTSQVKDSSPGMSGVKINKTDKTKQSSNSSSKSTKNIQSFFSQKSKQFQEPTETEGHSSSTKAQTNQENTAVSSVKNSQAHSSVTSVKSVDEKSDVTSLKNVPSHSTPPSKENAKDPPVLSSQSPKGFFARKLRAIKNGKGSVPQTLPGSVPETLPGSVPQILPERNKESSTESEKELTASEVMMEQATDRVSAHSPSDISNGHSEQGSSAHKPTSTANADNSEDYMTCDKCGQVVSMWDMPEHTDYHFALDLQKESRQQSSTKTVSHGSTTKRKFKSPSKKAKGGKKKKEVVDKSIQPLTMFFSQIIN